The Malus sylvestris chromosome 3, drMalSylv7.2, whole genome shotgun sequence genomic sequence TTTTACACaatcttattaatttttatcaattaatttgttttttttttatcgattaatttgttttaattcattcaatttgATCGTTGAGAAGTAAAAGGGATTGTGTAAGGTATAGCACCATCCTTAGTTTAATGAAAAGTTTACACCTGTGTTGATTTCCTATTTAtcaatcaattaatcaattattgTATGGAAATACTATAAATATTGTCCGAAAGTGTGCTTAGGTGTCGGAGGCAGACGCAGAGAAAGGTCGCACTCTCACAAGTGGTGCTAGGCGGAAGGAAAGGGAAAGCAAATCCATAAATGAAAACCCATCTTctttgagagggagagagagagagagagacgagagAGAGTTTGACTCTTGAAACTTGAGAGTAGGAAACTTTGTCATGCCCATATCAATCTAAAGACACGCCAAATCCGGGCCAGCTTTCACGGATTCTCCTCCACCTCAACACCTCCTTCTTCTGCTTGTCTTTCTTTAAGCATTTGGACTCAAAATCTCATCTGGGGATTCGGCAGTTTGCTTTTCCAAGCCATTGGGGTATAGCAGTTCTTGGTAAGGTTTTTTTCCCAttaatttttgtgtgttttaatttaaatttggtAGTTTTTAGTTGGGAGAGTACAATTTTGGTTGATTTGTTGAATTGGGTTTTGGAGTATGCAATTTGTACTGTTAAATTTCCATTTCCTGGAAGTGCTTTTGTAAAAATGAACTGAAGAATGCCATGAAATTTGAAAAGTAGCAAAGCAGCTTCTGGATTTTGCTTCTGAGTTTTTCCACTTTTTGTTGCATCTTACCTGGAAATAATCACTACCAATCTTGTTTTCTTCCCCTTTTCAATCATTTATTTTTGCAGAGATCATCACTGTGCATATTAGCTTTTAGCCTGTTAAGGGATTCTCAAAAGCATTTGGAAGTTGTTTGATCTGATAATTTTACCTTTCTGATAAATCATGTGAAGCACAAGACTTGTATATGCTTTTTTAGGCTTCATGCTGGCAAAACAAGGCAACTACTTTTACAGTTTACTCTTTGTGCAAATTTTCTTACTTTCCAAGCGGCACGAGGGGTTTATTCTTCTGGTTTTCTTCACACGCAATTTAGgcattttttacttcttttgATAGGTTTTGTTTCTCAAGTAAAATACTTTTTCTCCAATTACTTCTGTTAATAGTTTTGATAGGTTAAGTTGTGAATAGGAAATACCATTGTAGCGGCAACTGCTATGGAATCATTGCTTATAACTTCCGTTCGAGAAAGATCTCGTTGACCATGCTAAATTTGGAACTGCCCTATCATCTGTCATCATCTCTTAGAGAATTTAAGATACTTGGTATATGTTTAGGGGTGGAGTTGTAATGAATCAAGAGGTGTTGTACTAAACAAGGAATTGGATCTCATTGTTTCATTTGCCAATTTAAAAGATGGGATTTTGGGCTTTAAACAATTCACAAATCTGTACTGAAGTTTTCCAAGTAGGATATCGTATCCCTTTCTCACCCGAAACCCTACCTCAAACTCTTCCGAATGCGTGAGAGTTTATGTTTTTTCACTTGCCTAAAGTTTAATTCAATGCTATTATATAGCTTTCTTGAAACTGTAGATTGGCATCTTTATTTCATGCCTTTTTTCTGACAAATACCTTGCTTTCCATTACATCAACTGCATGCATTTTGTTAAAAGAAAAGTTATGCAGAACACTAAACTTTTTAATGGGGGATGACAGGGTATTTTAATTGATACTTGTGGAATGTGACACAATTGGGGAAAAAGACTAATATTGATCCCAATCTGAGAGTACCGGGATTGACGTTTGAGGAAGAAACATGTCTCCTGGAGGTCGCTTCTTTGAGGATGTGGCCGAGTCTCATGTGGCATTTGCAGATTCTGATGTTGCAACTTCCACTGCTGATCTAAGGGCTTCTCCATTCAGAAAAGCGGCCCCTGGTTTGTTTGGAAATCCTGGAATGCCACCAAATAGTAATGTGCACGACCTACTCGAGTGTCCTGTTTGCATGAATTTAATGTGTCCTCCAATTCATCAGGTATGTTTTAGTACTTGTTTAAATTTGAATGATCATGAGGATTCACGTCTTTTTTGTTAATATCAATACGTATTTTCGTTTTGGTAGAAAGTGAAGATAAGTCGTGAAATTGATGCTAATAGGGTTTGAAGCATCTGGTATTACTATAAAGTTACAcacatgaaatttaaaattcattGTGCCGCCACAACTATATACAACTCAGAAAATATTCACAAAGTTGTCAATCTTAAAAATGATCTCCAAAACTGGATTTCTTAAGAAATGCTTACTCATCAAATATGAAGGATCAATTGAGAAATACCGTCACACAACATCTAGCATGATGATTATATGCACACCAACCTATTTTGTACATCAATTTCAgattggattgcatgcatacagGTCTAATATACATATTCTAAGTTGTAATTTTATCAAAATGAGAACTTATTGAAGCTTATATTGTAGTGTCCAAATGGCCATACTCTCTGCTCGAGCTGTAAGGTTAGAGTGCACAACTGTTGCCCCACTTGCCGGAATGAACTTGGAAATATAAGGTGCTTGGCACTGGAGAAAGTAGCAGAGTCGCTGGATCTTCCTTGTAGACACCAAATTTATGGTTGCCAAGATATATTCCCATACTACAGCAAGCTGAAGCACGAGAAAACCTGTAAATATCGCCCGTACAGCTGCCCTTATGCTGGAGCTGAATGTTCTGTCACTGGAGATATCCAATTCCTTATGATGCATCTTAAAAATGATCACAAGGTCGACATGCATGACGGGAGTACTTTCAACCATAGATATGTCAAATCCAATCCCCAAGAAGTTGAAAATGCTACATGGATGTTGACAGTAtgtttctctctccctctctctctctctctctctctctatatatatatatatatcctacACGGTACAGACACACACGAATTGCGTTTCTATACCCTGTTAATAAGATTGCATCTTTTAAGCACTACACTCGAtccagtttttgtttttggttatcTGTCAAAGTGCCTTCATTGATTGCAGTGTGGGAAATTCAACTGTTTAATTAAAAGCTACCCCTTTGTGGGAAATTCATGGGGCCAATGTTGGGACCATCAAAAGACCTACTGAGACAGCTTACTTTGTAGTTCCACGCTTTCTTAATCCCTAATTGCTGACTTTCGTGTTTTTCTTTCTCTATGACTTCTCCGTTTCACTTCTTTAATTCTGAGTAGAAATAGGGGTAAAAACTTTGCAGTCTTAGAAATATCTTTGAAATGGCTGCCTAATCCATAGTCAAATTTCATTCCCTTTCGCCCTTATCGGCAAACTTTGATCctatttgtttgattgtttcCCTTTCCTCAGTAACTGGTTATGCATCCTGTTCATATATACACTAGTAGGCAACAATATCTCTTTTCAGTTTTACATGAACGTCATCCGGTTCTTTTGTGTAAGTATATATCTTGAAGTTTTTAAGACATCTTTCcgtaaaggtcgtacccagtgcacaaggctcccgctttacgccgggtctgggagaggtgaatgtcggctagccttacccccatttatggagaggctgttcccaagtctcgaacccgagacctaccgctcatgggcgaaggcacttgccatcgcaccaagtgcgacctctaccAAGTGCGACATCTTtccgtattaaaaaaaaaattaaaaatatcttTTATGTTCTTGTTTAGCACTGAACAGTAACACAAATCGGTCTTCTCATATTTGGTTCCGTTCAACCTCCACCAATGTATTCAAACCCCTCtttgattttgaatgtagtgcAGATTTTCAACTGTTTTGGCCGTCAGTTTTGCTTGCATTTTGAGGCTTTCCACATTGGAACTGCACCTGTTTACATGGCCTTCCTAAGGTTTATGGGTGACGATGATGAGGCGAAGCAATTCACTTATAGTCTTGAAGTTAGTGGCAGTGGCAGAAAGCTTACATGGCAAGGAATTCCCCGGAGTATCCGAGATAGCCACCGAAAGGTCCGTGACAGTCAAGACGGATTAATCATTCAGAGAAACCTAGCACTCTTCTTCTCGGGTGGCAATAGGCAGGAGTTGAAGCTGAAAGTCGCCGGACGTATATGGAAAGAACACTGAGATATAAAAACTGGAAAACCTGTTCAAAGATATTGTAACCTTGTTACTGTGAAAAATAAAAGGTTGGAAGGAATTGACGGAGCTCTATGTGAAAGGCTGGATATGTATGTTGCTTGATCAAATTAATTTAAGATCTCTTTTGCTGAGTCTTGATATGAATCTCCTGTGTTTTGTCAGCTGCGCATATAATGCAACAGACTTGTAGCTCAAGTTGTTAAGAGCATGTACTGTTGACACACGACATTCTGTGTTCGATTCCTCCCTTATCGTATCGCTTCTTACACCCGAATCTAGAAAGTTCCTTTGATCAAGTAACAAAAAAGGCAGGGATTTCATTCAGATAAGTTTTAACCGAGTCATGGTCTAAAGTATATTTCCGTATCCAATGCATGCAGATAAGTCTTGATGAACGTGGAAAAAGATAAGTCTTGATTAACGTGGAAAAAGAAACTTTACTTGAGTCACGGTCCAAGTATATTTCCATATCACTATCTCATCGGCCGTCGCAGTATAGTGTCCATGACTATCTAGAACGATTATCGACTATTAATGTATGTAAAAGATTTGTCGGTAAAAATTATCTTTTTAAACATAATATATATTTGACTTAATCGTTTAACGATTCATTTTGACCTCCCGACTGCACGCCCGAAATACCGCACCAATATATTTTGGTTGCCCACTCCTGTATACACAGGCTCGAACACAAGAATTTCTCCATACCTAACTCATTCGCACAAAGAACACCAACGTAAGAAGTCTTACATCAGTAAGTGGGCTTGTATAATCCTAGAGCGCTACCTCACCAACTTTTTTTGTTAGTTCCAAGTACTGATCCATGtcttttctaatatttttttttcaagtcttAATGTCTTTTGGCATGAGCCCCTATCTGTTAACCATATTTTCTAATTGGAGCTCTGTAGTAAGTTTTTGGATCATATGTTCAAATCAACTAAAtcgattttttttcattttatcttTAATTACGATTATTCATAATTTACCTTGTTCTTAATCTTGTCATTTCACACATCCACCAAAATATTCTCGTATGTTACGCTcattttttgcatgtgaacCTAGCCCCTCcccattaaggaaaaatttgtACGACAAACTAGAAGAAGTACAAAGAAAATCTTACCTTCCAATTACAAGCTTTGATTTCTCAACCGTGTGGTTTGATGAAATACCAAAGCCCAAAATCCGAAGTGGCACTTTACCATGTTGAGCCTTTAAATAACAACGGTGTGAGTTCGAATTCCGTCAATTGTTAatctaatatttaatttaacaaatttacagttaaaaatataaaaaaatccaCCGCCTCGGACACAAAACTCGGTGGTGACCTCCTCcgcctaaaccctaaaccttacaaacttctctctcttctctctctcttctctctctcctccatcccaaaatcaaagaaagaaatgcTACTGATAGCTcgaactcactctctctctaagctcaaacccctcctttctctctctctcctcgccCAATCCTTCCCATCCCAAACCCCACTTTCAAATTTCACTTCAATCCTAAAACCCCATTTCCCAAGCCCCACAAATTCTCAACCTTTACCATTCTCCGCCATTTTCTTCAACCCATTTTCTTCGTCTCAATCTTTGCCCTTGGACCGCGAAGGAAATTACGATGAAACCACCACCGCAGCTCGCCATGTCTGCCGTGGGTGTGGGGTTCATATGCAGGATTCCGACCCCAAACACCCGGGATTCTTCCTCAAGCCCTCGAAAAAGGATCCGAGGGCGTATCGATTGGGGACCCATCTCGAGCACGTTGGGCAAGTGCCGGAATTCAACGATTCCCTCAAAAGGGGTCTAATAATCGACCCCGAAAACTTGAGTGCCGAGGTCGATTTGGTGGGAGTCAAGGGCGAAAAGCCGGTGGTCTGCGCACGGTGTCACTCTCTGAGGCATTACGGGAAGGTGAAGGATCCGACGGTGGAGAACTTGCTACCGGATTTCGATTTTGATCATACCGTTGGGAGGAAGTTGGCTTTGACGTCTGGGACCCGATCGGTTGTGCTAATGGTGGTGGATGCTGCAGACTTTGATGGGTCATTTCCGAAAAAGGTTGCCAAGTTGGTTTCGGATACAATCGAGGAGCATTCCACAGCTTGGAAACAGGGGAAGTCAGGGAATGTGCCGAGAGTGGTGCTTGTAGTGACAAAGATTGATCTTTTGCCAAGTTCGTTGTCACCCACGAGGTTAGAGCATTGGGTTAGGACTAGAGCAAGGGAGGGCGGAGCAAGTAAGATAACGAGTGTACATTTGGTGAGTTCTGTAAGGGATTGGGGGTTGAAGAATCTTGTTGATGATGTTGCTAGCTTGGCAGGACCAAGAGGGAACGTGTGGGCAATAGGGGCACAGAATGCCGGGAAGAGTACGCTGATAAACGCAATAGGGAAGCATGTTGGAGGGAAGATTACACATCTGACAGAAGCGCCTGTGCCCGGAACAACATTGGGAATTGTTAGAGTGGAAGGTGTTCTTCCTGGTCATACCAAGTTGTTTGATACTCCCGGGCTTTTGAATCCTCATCAGATTACAACTAGGTTGACAAGAGAGGAACAGAGTCTTGTAAACATTAGCAAGGAATTGAAGCCAAGGACATACAGAATCAAGGTAAGCTTACTTGAGCATCAAGTACCTTACAGTGATTTTTTGTGTATTTGGTTATTAGAAACCTTTGAATAAACTGTGCTGTAGTACTCATTGTAAACTCGCAGTAATGTGTTTCTACCAGTGCAAATAATTcattaacacaaaccatgtttaTAGATTGTATCTAAAAGCTCAAGTTTTTGTTTGTATTGCTAAGCACCCATCGCTTCAATTGTTTAAGTATGATTCCTTTTTCTGTTTTGCTGGTCGAGGAAAACTCAAGAGGTGTCTTCAATTGTTTAAGTATTGGATGTTCATTTACCACTGACTAGTACTTAACTTTTGCTTctgattgtgtgtgtgtgtgtgtaaagcTCTGCTTTGCTACTTTTTGGATTCTGTTAAAATGCATAGTTCATTGTCAATCTCAGAATATCGTTGTTGCAAAATTATATTCCATGTGATTACTTAATATTTTTTCCATTTATCATAGCTCATTTTTCTTGTCCTTTGGTTGTTACAGGATGGCTATTCAGTTCATATTGCTGGGCTTATGAGGCTGGATATAGAAGAATCATCAGTAGATTCTGTTTATGTTACGACATGGGCATCTCCTTATCTTCCGCTACACATGGGAAAAACCGAAAATGCCTGCACAATGGTAGAGGAACATTTTGGTCGTCAATTACAGGTATTAGCACTAGGTGACGAGTGATAATTCAACAAATTCTTGGTTTCTAGTCTAGTAGTCGTTAGTCTTATTGATTTTCAACATGTTACCGTTGGAGAGATTTGAATTCACAAATACCAATaagcacaacacacacacacacacacacacacacacacacacacacacatatatatgtatatgtatatatgtaataCCAGTCTGTTTGCTGattctttttaatttctaaattcaGGGTATAATTTTTCAGTTTTCCTAAATAGTATAAATTTGTTGAGAATCAAGAGATTTGTGTAGGCTTCGGGCTTCCTAACGGCATTAAATCTTGCGCCTAGTTATGATGCTTGAAATTCCATCTTTAGATACGAGGCTATGATAAAAATGAGGTGTGCtctccacacacccatttttacttctcacacacccttctaattttgagtcatcagatcggatgaattgaagaagatcaaatgacataaattaacaaggagagtgtgagaagtaaaaagaggtgtgtggatagcacacccctaaagaTATGCTTATCATTAAATCTTTCAAGGGAACGCATGATATGGTTGCATACATATATGTAGGTGTAGTTCTGATGCCAAAATGAACTTCCCATTGTTTCAGCCACCAATTGGAGAGAATAGAGTCAAGGAGCTTGGGCAGTGGGTGAGAAAGGAATTTCGAATCAGTGGAAACAGTTGGGATTCAAGTTCGGTGGATATTGCTGCTGCAGGTCTTGGTTGGTTTGCTGTTGGACTTAAAGGAGAGGCAGTTGTGAGTGTTTGGACGTACGATGGTATTGATGTTGTTCTTCGCAATGCATTGCTTCCTCATAGATCATACACTTTTGAAGTTGCTGGGTTTACCGTCTCTAAGATCGTTTCCAAGGCTGACCAAGCTTCAAATAAGCCACAACACAAAagtgagaagaagaggaaacaaAGCAACCAGAAGGAATCTGTTGCGTGCTGATTTGGTACTTAATTCCTAACTTACCACCCGAAGCAGGCTCAACTTATTTTGACAACTGGAAGTGTTAGCGAGTAAAAGAGAAAGTTCTTATGGAAATGGAAAACCAGTGTTGTGGCAATTTACAGTTGATATACTACCGGTGAGGAATATTTCAGTAAGCAACGTCAACCTTTTCTAGGAATGAAAAGGGTAGGCATCTTCTTGAGCCACCGACGAAACTGTCGATTCTTTCTCCGACCATGGAAGGGGTGGATGTTCCATATTGGGATGATCTTTCTGCAGTATTGATATTTAAGAATG encodes the following:
- the LOC126616205 gene encoding E3 ubiquitin-protein ligase SINAT2-like, coding for MSPGGRFFEDVAESHVAFADSDVATSTADLRASPFRKAAPGLFGNPGMPPNSNVHDLLECPVCMNLMCPPIHQCPNGHTLCSSCKVRVHNCCPTCRNELGNIRCLALEKVAESLDLPCRHQIYGCQDIFPYYSKLKHEKTCKYRPYSCPYAGAECSVTGDIQFLMMHLKNDHKVDMHDGSTFNHRYVKSNPQEVENATWMLTIFNCFGRQFCLHFEAFHIGTAPVYMAFLRFMGDDDEAKQFTYSLEVSGSGRKLTWQGIPRSIRDSHRKVRDSQDGLIIQRNLALFFSGGNRQELKLKVAGRIWKEH
- the LOC126616195 gene encoding GTP-binding protein BRASSINAZOLE INSENSITIVE PALE GREEN 2, chloroplastic-like — encoded protein: MLLIARTHSLSKLKPLLSLSLLAQSFPSQTPLSNFTSILKPHFPSPTNSQPLPFSAIFFNPFSSSQSLPLDREGNYDETTTAARHVCRGCGVHMQDSDPKHPGFFLKPSKKDPRAYRLGTHLEHVGQVPEFNDSLKRGLIIDPENLSAEVDLVGVKGEKPVVCARCHSLRHYGKVKDPTVENLLPDFDFDHTVGRKLALTSGTRSVVLMVVDAADFDGSFPKKVAKLVSDTIEEHSTAWKQGKSGNVPRVVLVVTKIDLLPSSLSPTRLEHWVRTRAREGGASKITSVHLVSSVRDWGLKNLVDDVASLAGPRGNVWAIGAQNAGKSTLINAIGKHVGGKITHLTEAPVPGTTLGIVRVEGVLPGHTKLFDTPGLLNPHQITTRLTREEQSLVNISKELKPRTYRIKDGYSVHIAGLMRLDIEESSVDSVYVTTWASPYLPLHMGKTENACTMVEEHFGRQLQPPIGENRVKELGQWVRKEFRISGNSWDSSSVDIAAAGLGWFAVGLKGEAVVSVWTYDGIDVVLRNALLPHRSYTFEVAGFTVSKIVSKADQASNKPQHKSEKKRKQSNQKESVAC